The following proteins come from a genomic window of Pelagicoccus albus:
- a CDS encoding beta-mannosidase, with protein sequence MTSAKHSDPSGITTLPLSKSAWTFRNAKESKFYPATVPGCVHTDLRTAGLIPDPFWGSNELDLRWIENEDWVYETVFQVDLEQLQGERVELVADGLDTIATVSVNGQEVAKTNNMFIGYRWDVKSLLKDGCNTISIHFASSAVYARETRTDYEGGVLNDPESRAPVIRKEQCQFGWDWGPRFVTAGIWQDIRIESAPANVLRSFKVEQEHRENGEVLLSVSPEVDGRLRSLDYSLEVSLNGVSAGTVASLGNGRFEVLIENPELWWPNGLGSQPLYEICLSATSKQTGTPAGSCQKTIGLRTIKLVREADEAGESFYFSVNGKPVFAKGANWIPVHAFVAGLTRDDYARDLESAAAANMNMIRVWGGGIYETEDFYDLCDELGLLVWQDFMFACAHYPGDAAFVRSVKEEATQQVKRLHHRASLALWCGNNESELLAAKALTVPKNLKDYKRVFEKLLPEVVSKNDGQTDYWQSSPHRPDGENGHEAGEKHGDTHFWDVWHARHPVKSYEKWNFRFCSEFGMQSYSSPATNATFCSAEDNNVFGPAMENHQKNCGGNQVILDYVSRRYRFPKSQDDLIYLSQLNQAYCMQVGVEHYRRLMPHCMGALYWQLNDCWPVASWSSIEFTGRWKALHFIAKRFFSPALVTAKVDGDESWGIGNYRHSDIEQLELYTVFDGVPNAKGLLSWELFHVNGESLLQGTKRVNLRYGESKSQKTLKLAKLLKKHGRDNLFMRIALDSDDQRLSEDTVFFTPIRFVELPKAETKVAIRKLSKTEFELDFTSTAFQHRFEFDFPGLCCKASDNYFELYAGETKTVQIEFPEPVALGQLKRGIKYRSLVNTY encoded by the coding sequence ATGACTTCCGCAAAGCACTCAGACCCATCCGGCATCACTACGCTTCCTTTGTCCAAATCCGCCTGGACCTTTCGGAACGCGAAGGAAAGCAAATTCTATCCCGCAACGGTACCGGGCTGCGTGCACACCGACTTGAGAACGGCCGGCCTGATTCCAGATCCTTTTTGGGGGTCGAACGAGCTCGATCTGCGTTGGATCGAAAACGAGGATTGGGTCTACGAAACCGTTTTCCAAGTAGACCTGGAGCAGCTGCAGGGTGAACGGGTCGAACTCGTCGCGGATGGTTTGGATACGATCGCAACCGTTTCCGTAAATGGCCAGGAAGTCGCCAAGACCAACAACATGTTCATCGGATACCGGTGGGATGTGAAGAGTCTGCTGAAAGACGGTTGTAACACTATTTCAATACACTTTGCCAGCTCAGCCGTATACGCTCGCGAGACCCGTACAGACTACGAGGGCGGCGTGCTGAATGACCCGGAAAGTCGCGCTCCGGTCATCCGCAAGGAGCAATGCCAGTTTGGCTGGGACTGGGGGCCACGTTTTGTCACTGCAGGCATCTGGCAGGACATCCGGATCGAATCCGCTCCCGCGAATGTTTTGCGATCTTTCAAGGTCGAACAAGAGCACCGGGAGAATGGCGAGGTGCTTCTTAGCGTAAGTCCTGAAGTAGATGGGCGACTACGTTCCCTCGACTACTCGCTGGAAGTTTCTCTGAACGGAGTTTCCGCTGGCACAGTTGCCAGTCTCGGAAATGGTCGTTTCGAAGTGCTGATCGAAAATCCCGAGCTATGGTGGCCCAACGGACTGGGCTCGCAGCCACTTTACGAAATTTGCCTGAGTGCAACCAGCAAGCAGACAGGCACACCCGCTGGATCTTGCCAAAAGACAATCGGACTGCGCACCATTAAACTCGTGCGGGAGGCCGATGAGGCAGGGGAATCCTTTTATTTTTCCGTGAACGGGAAACCGGTCTTTGCTAAGGGGGCAAACTGGATTCCCGTTCACGCTTTCGTTGCCGGACTGACGCGTGACGACTACGCTCGCGATCTCGAAAGTGCAGCGGCAGCCAACATGAACATGATCCGCGTCTGGGGTGGCGGCATCTACGAAACGGAGGATTTCTACGACCTCTGCGATGAGCTAGGCCTCCTCGTATGGCAGGACTTTATGTTCGCCTGCGCTCACTATCCTGGAGACGCCGCTTTTGTTCGCAGCGTAAAGGAGGAAGCAACGCAACAGGTCAAGCGGCTTCACCACCGAGCGTCTCTCGCCCTCTGGTGCGGCAACAACGAGTCCGAGCTTCTAGCCGCCAAAGCCCTGACCGTTCCGAAAAACCTAAAGGACTATAAACGAGTATTCGAAAAGCTATTACCGGAAGTCGTTTCGAAAAATGATGGCCAAACCGACTACTGGCAATCATCGCCGCATCGTCCTGATGGCGAAAATGGCCACGAGGCTGGTGAAAAGCATGGAGACACGCATTTCTGGGATGTCTGGCATGCCCGTCATCCGGTTAAGTCCTACGAAAAGTGGAACTTCCGCTTCTGTTCCGAATTTGGCATGCAGAGTTACAGCTCGCCTGCGACGAACGCCACCTTCTGTTCCGCTGAGGATAACAACGTCTTTGGCCCGGCCATGGAAAACCACCAGAAGAACTGTGGTGGAAACCAAGTTATCCTCGACTACGTCTCTCGCAGATACCGCTTCCCCAAAAGCCAGGATGACCTGATCTATCTTTCTCAGCTGAATCAGGCCTATTGTATGCAAGTCGGGGTGGAGCACTATCGTCGCCTAATGCCGCATTGCATGGGAGCATTGTATTGGCAATTAAATGACTGCTGGCCGGTCGCATCATGGAGCTCCATCGAATTTACGGGACGCTGGAAGGCTCTGCATTTTATCGCCAAGCGTTTCTTTAGCCCCGCCTTGGTGACGGCTAAAGTGGATGGCGACGAAAGTTGGGGCATTGGCAACTACCGGCACAGCGACATAGAACAGCTTGAACTCTATACTGTTTTCGACGGTGTTCCGAATGCCAAAGGGCTACTGAGCTGGGAGCTGTTTCACGTAAATGGCGAATCCTTGCTGCAAGGGACCAAGCGGGTCAACTTGCGCTATGGAGAGAGCAAGAGCCAAAAGACTTTGAAGCTCGCCAAGCTGCTAAAAAAGCACGGTCGAGATAATCTGTTTATGCGGATCGCTTTGGACAGTGATGATCAACGGCTCAGCGAAGACACTGTATTCTTCACGCCGATACGGTTCGTGGAGTTGCCGAAAGCGGAAACGAAAGTCGCTATACGGAAGCTGAGCAAGACGGAGTTCGAATTGGATTTCACCTCGACCGCTTTCCAGCACCGCTTCGAGTTCGATTTCCCAGGTCTTTGCTGCAAAGCCAGCGACAACTACTTCGAGTTGTACGCCGGAGAAACGAAAACCGTTCAGATCGAATTCCCAGAACCTGTGGCCTTGGGACAGCTGAAGCGGGGAATCAAATACCGCTCCTTGGTCAACACCTACTAA